The Benincasa hispida cultivar B227 chromosome 9, ASM972705v1, whole genome shotgun sequence genome has a segment encoding these proteins:
- the LOC120085266 gene encoding UDP-glycosyltransferase 82A1, which yields MKYFSKKPKIILVPYPAQGHVTPMLMLAAVFYRRDFLPILLTPNYIHRHISSQISSTDEILFISMPDGLDDNMPRDFFTIETAMETIMPIYLRRVLSEHSSKENNDGSGVVCMVVDLLASSAIEVGKEFGVTVVGFWPAMFATYKLISNIPEMIHNNFISSDTGCPEEGSKGCVPSQPLVSAEELPWLIGTSSARKGRFKFWKRTMARAKSLKCLLVNSFPEEVPLQKPISKSSTAVFLVGPLSRHSNPAKTPSFWEEDGGCVEWLEKQRLNSVVYISFGSWVSPINESKVRSLAMALLALRKPFLWVLKSNWRDGLPIGFQQKTQSYGRVVSWAPQIEILKHKAVGCYLSHCGWNSIMEAIQCRKRLLCFPVAGDQFLNCGYVVKVWRIGVRLNGFGEKEVEEGVRKVMEDGEMKGRLMKLHDRIMGEEANYRVNSNFTAFINEINKLPTKAGHFIL from the exons atgaaatatttttcaaaaaagccCAAGATCATATTGGTTCCTTATCCGGCTCAAGGTCATGTCACTCCTATGCTAATGCTTGCAGCTGTCTTTTATCGTCGTGATTTTCTTCCTATCCTTCTCACTCCTAATTATATTCATCGTCATATTTCATCGCAAATTTCGTCTACAGATGAAATTCTCTTCATTTCCATGCCAGATGGCCTCGACGATAACATGCCACGTGACTTCTTCACTATTGAGACTGCTATGGAGACCATCATGCCAATCTACCTTAGACGAGTTTTGAGCGAGCACAGTTCTAAAGAAAACAACGATGGTAGTGGAGTTGTTTGTATGGTGGTTGACTTACTTGCTTCTTCCGCCATTGAAGTAGGAAAAGAGTTTGGAGTAACCGTGGTCGGGTTTTGGCCAGCCATGTTTGCCAcctataaattaatttcaaatattccTGAAATGATTCACAATAACTTCATTTCTTCTGATACAG GATGTCCAGAAGAAGGATCAAAAGGGTGCGTTCCGAGCCAGCCGCTGGTGTCGGCGGAAGAACTGCCGTGGCTGATCGGAACATCGTCGGCAAGAAAAGGCAGATTCAAATTCTGGAAAAGAACCATGGCTCGAGCGAAATCCCTAAAATGCCTTCTCGTTAATTCCTTCCCAGAAGAGGTCCCCCTTCAAAAACCCATATCCAAAAGCTCAACCGCCGTGTTCCTGGTCGGACCTCTGAGCCGGCACTCGAATCCGGCGAAAACGCCAAGCTTCTGGGAAGAAGACGGGGGGTGTGTGGAGTGGCTGGAGAAACAGAGGTTGAATTCGGTGGTGTACATCTCGTTTGGGAGTTGGGTTAGCCCAATCAACGAATCGAAAGTGAGGAGCTTGGCTATGGCGCTTTTGGCCTTAAGGAAACCATTCCTTTGGGTTCTCAAAAGCAATTGGCGAGACGGTTTACCAATCGGATTCCAACAAAAG ACTCAAAGCTATGGGAGGGTAGTTTCATGGGCTCCTCAAATTGAGATTTTGAAGCACAAAGCAGTGGGTTGTTATCTTTCTCACTGCGGGTGGAACTCGATCATGGAGGCGATTCAATGTCGAAAGCGACTGCTTTGTTTTCCGGTGGCCGGCGACCAGTTTTTGAACTGTGGTTATGTAGTGAAAGTGTGGAGAATTGGGGTGAGACTTAATGGTTTTGGAGAgaaagaggttgaagaaggagtGAGGAAAGTGATGGAAGATGGAGAGATGAAGGGGAGGTTGATGAAGCTTCATGACAGGATAATGGGGGAAGAGGCTAATTATAGAGTCAACTCTAACTTCACAGCCTTCATTAATGAGATCAACAAGCTTCCAACTAAAGCTGGACATTTCATCTTGTAA